In one window of Spartinivicinus marinus DNA:
- the zwf gene encoding glucose-6-phosphate dehydrogenase, translated as MNPNQDKVCDLAIFGAQGDLALRKLFPSLFQLDKAELLDAETRVIGLARDNVDQPGFKENVTEHLKKYIPADELDNEVLQRFCSRLQYIKLDFATEEGYDQLVATRAKVKHRLICYFATPASVYGPICENLSKHQLINGETRVVLEKPIGYDLASSCEINDQVAKYFDECQIYRIDHYLGKETVQNLIALRFANNLFGSQWDLNHIDHIEITVAEKVGIEGRWGYFDKAGQLRDMVQNHLLQLLCLIAMDPPSDLSADSIRDEKVKVLKALQPITPELLTTHVVRGQYGAGTIDGKPVPGYLEEENAKSSSSTESFVSLKVMINNWRWANVPFYLRTGKRMPEKLSQIIIHFKQQPHYIFAPEQRSIASNKLIIRLQPDEGISLQVMTKDQGLDKGMRLRAGPLQLSFSDTFHTDRIPDAYERLLLELMKGNQYLFVRRDEVEYAWRWCDRIIQGWEDQNTRPQKYPAGSWGPVSSIAMITRDGRSWYEDSA; from the coding sequence ATGAACCCCAATCAAGACAAAGTTTGTGACTTAGCCATATTTGGTGCTCAAGGAGACCTGGCACTCCGAAAGCTATTTCCTTCTCTGTTTCAGCTGGATAAAGCAGAACTGCTGGATGCAGAAACACGCGTGATCGGGCTGGCTCGCGATAATGTCGACCAACCTGGCTTTAAAGAAAATGTTACAGAACACCTGAAAAAATATATTCCAGCAGACGAGCTTGATAATGAAGTACTACAACGCTTTTGTAGTCGACTTCAATATATCAAGCTGGATTTTGCCACAGAAGAAGGCTATGACCAGCTGGTTGCCACCCGTGCAAAGGTGAAGCACCGCTTGATATGTTATTTTGCAACACCAGCCTCTGTTTATGGCCCCATTTGTGAAAACTTGTCCAAGCACCAGCTAATAAACGGCGAAACTCGTGTAGTACTAGAAAAACCCATTGGTTACGACCTGGCATCATCTTGTGAAATTAATGATCAGGTGGCCAAGTATTTCGATGAGTGCCAAATCTATCGTATTGACCACTATTTAGGGAAAGAGACTGTACAAAACCTTATCGCTTTAAGGTTTGCCAATAATTTGTTTGGCTCACAGTGGGATTTAAACCATATCGATCACATTGAGATCACCGTAGCCGAAAAAGTGGGTATTGAAGGCCGCTGGGGCTATTTTGACAAAGCAGGACAACTGCGAGATATGGTCCAAAATCACCTTCTACAATTACTCTGCTTAATTGCAATGGACCCCCCCAGTGATTTATCGGCTGATAGTATTCGCGATGAAAAAGTAAAAGTGCTCAAGGCACTACAACCCATTACGCCAGAGCTATTGACGACTCATGTAGTACGCGGCCAATACGGCGCTGGCACTATTGATGGCAAGCCAGTACCTGGCTATTTAGAAGAAGAGAATGCCAAATCCAGTAGCAGTACAGAGTCGTTTGTTTCACTAAAAGTAATGATCAATAACTGGCGTTGGGCCAATGTTCCCTTTTACCTTAGAACAGGTAAACGGATGCCTGAAAAGCTGTCGCAAATTATCATCCACTTTAAACAACAACCTCATTATATTTTTGCTCCAGAACAGCGGAGCATTGCCAGCAATAAATTAATTATCCGCCTCCAGCCTGACGAAGGTATTTCACTACAAGTGATGACTAAAGACCAAGGCTTGGATAAAGGTATGCGGTTAAGAGCTGGGCCTTTGCAATTAAGTTTTTCCGACACTTTCCACACCGACCGAATCCCTGATGCTTACGAGCGTCTACTGTTAGAGCTAATGAAAGGTAATCAATATTTGTTTGTCCGGCGTGATGAAGTGGAATACGCCTGGCGTTGGTGTGATCGAATTATTCAGGGCTGGGAAGACCAAAATACCCGCCCACAAAAATATCCTGCAGGCTCCTGGGGGCCGGTTTCTTCAATTGCAATGATTACTCGAGACGGGAGATCCTGGTATGAAGACTCAGCTTAA